The Chryseobacterium scophthalmum genome has a window encoding:
- a CDS encoding glycosyltransferase, which yields MNFSNKNLLFFFPESPFSKRAGNVLRTYTNLKQLKSLGLNIDLVGVEDYYNSFGDTAEGIDPEIINEVFVLKTKPPKKKLTFEYWKYKIQKKFEKENSNQYLTQYLKDNFTTILDKKKYDYIFINYEFWTDLIRDQDLRGAKTIVDTHDWITLNEFYNNKNLDLGKRFGEEIKNLSFYDKVVTISQDEYFIFKSFLGDKVINIPPSFPENFEDTNTEKKYDLIFVGSDNPFNVLSINWFVEKVLPLLPKEIKICIIGRICKHVPDHESIEKVFFADNLKTYYHTSKIAICPMLKGTGIKIKVVEAMSYGIPVVGTEKAVDGFSDKKNNGCMVSDDEKEFANIIKNLLNNLSDYEKQKREAIHFFRDNFSEKKSVELWEKTLNI from the coding sequence ATGAATTTTTCTAATAAAAACTTATTATTTTTCTTTCCTGAAAGTCCTTTCTCCAAAAGAGCCGGAAATGTTTTGCGTACTTATACCAATCTTAAACAACTGAAATCATTAGGTTTAAATATTGATCTTGTTGGTGTAGAAGATTATTACAATAGCTTCGGAGATACTGCTGAAGGAATTGATCCTGAAATCATTAATGAAGTTTTTGTTCTAAAAACCAAACCACCCAAGAAAAAACTGACTTTTGAGTATTGGAAATATAAAATTCAGAAAAAATTTGAAAAAGAAAATTCCAATCAATATCTAACTCAATATTTAAAAGATAATTTCACAACTATTCTTGATAAAAAAAAGTACGATTACATCTTTATCAATTATGAATTCTGGACAGACCTCATCCGCGATCAGGATTTAAGAGGTGCGAAAACAATCGTTGACACCCACGACTGGATTACTTTGAATGAGTTTTACAACAATAAAAATTTAGATTTAGGCAAAAGATTTGGTGAAGAGATCAAAAATCTTTCGTTTTATGATAAAGTAGTTACCATTTCGCAGGATGAATATTTTATTTTCAAAAGTTTTTTAGGAGATAAAGTGATTAATATTCCGCCAAGTTTTCCGGAAAATTTCGAAGATACAAATACGGAAAAAAAATACGATCTTATATTTGTAGGCAGCGACAATCCTTTCAATGTATTATCAATTAACTGGTTTGTTGAAAAAGTTTTGCCTCTCCTTCCTAAAGAAATAAAAATTTGTATTATCGGAAGGATCTGTAAGCACGTTCCGGATCATGAAAGTATTGAAAAAGTATTTTTCGCAGACAATCTAAAGACATATTATCACACAAGTAAAATTGCAATCTGCCCAATGCTGAAAGGAACCGGCATAAAAATCAAAGTTGTAGAAGCAATGTCTTACGGAATACCTGTTGTAGGAACCGAAAAAGCAGTTGACGGTTTTTCAGACAAAAAAAATAACGGCTGTATGGTAAGTGATGACGAAAAAGAATTTGCAAATATTATCAAAAATCTTTTAAACAATTTATCAGATTACGAAAAACAAAAACGGGAAGCCATCCATTTTTTCAGGGATAATTTTTCAGAAAAAAAATCGGTTGAGCTTTGGGAAAAAACTTTAAATATCTAA
- a CDS encoding glycosyltransferase family 4 protein produces the protein MKVILDADVIADFYKDNRTGIFRVTYEMFKALSENNSVETFYAHLSLFNYETSTRELDNFFNENSIKIKAANHRDKRKFLPLRKEKLFRKLYKKFGVSNFANTYFETFKEAQIFHSFYYPINKEIRKFPNLKNVVTIHDLIPILFPELHFTSGFIKEIIASIGKDDYVVCVSENTKKDLLKFAPHLNSDQVFVNLLAASKSLFYVCNDVEKFNVIKEKYNLPEKYFLSVGTLEPRKNVDFVIRNFLQFIKENKIDDLSLVLVGAKGWDYDKIFEQYNNAEELKHKIIITGRVPDEDLASLYSHAHSFYYMSLYEGFGLPPLEAMQCGVPTVTSNTSSLPEVVGDAGITLDPQDNNGLQEVMLSLYQNESLRQEYSRKGLERSRLFSWEKSAEDLIKIYEKIIQD, from the coding sequence ATGAAAGTAATCTTAGACGCCGATGTTATTGCAGATTTCTATAAAGATAACCGTACCGGAATTTTTCGTGTTACTTATGAGATGTTCAAGGCTCTCAGCGAAAATAATTCAGTAGAGACTTTCTATGCTCATCTGAGTCTGTTTAATTATGAAACGAGTACGAGAGAATTAGACAATTTTTTTAATGAGAACTCCATAAAAATAAAAGCGGCGAATCATAGAGATAAAAGAAAATTTTTACCTCTTAGAAAAGAAAAGTTATTTCGAAAGCTATACAAAAAGTTTGGAGTTTCCAATTTTGCCAATACTTATTTTGAAACCTTTAAAGAAGCTCAGATTTTTCATTCTTTTTATTATCCTATTAATAAAGAAATCAGAAAGTTTCCCAATTTAAAAAACGTTGTTACAATTCATGATTTGATTCCTATTTTGTTTCCCGAGCTCCATTTTACTTCTGGTTTTATAAAGGAAATTATTGCAAGTATTGGAAAAGACGATTATGTCGTTTGTGTTTCTGAAAATACTAAAAAAGACTTGCTGAAATTTGCTCCTCATTTAAATTCGGATCAAGTTTTTGTTAATTTATTAGCGGCTTCAAAATCACTTTTCTACGTTTGTAATGATGTAGAAAAATTCAATGTCATTAAAGAGAAATATAATTTACCAGAGAAATATTTTCTGAGCGTAGGTACATTAGAACCCCGCAAAAATGTAGATTTTGTAATTCGAAATTTTCTTCAGTTTATTAAAGAAAATAAAATTGATGATTTAAGTTTAGTTCTTGTAGGAGCAAAAGGTTGGGATTACGACAAGATTTTCGAGCAATACAATAATGCTGAAGAATTAAAACATAAAATTATCATCACGGGAAGAGTTCCTGATGAAGACTTGGCAAGTTTGTACAGTCATGCTCATTCTTTTTATTATATGTCTTTATACGAAGGCTTTGGTTTGCCTCCTTTAGAAGCTATGCAATGTGGTGTTCCTACGGTTACGTCAAATACTTCCTCATTACCGGAAGTTGTGGGAGATGCGGGAATTACTCTTGATCCTCAAGATAATAATGGATTACAGGAAGTTATGCTTAGTTTATATCAAAATGAATCTTTAAGACAAGAATATTCTCGAAAAGGTTTGGAAAGGTCAAGACTTTTTTCGTGGGAAAAAAGTGCAGAAGATCTTATTAAAATTTATGAAAAAATTATTCAGGATTAA
- a CDS encoding DUF6492 family protein has translation MEKLILFVKTYRADFESCSKLIESINQHNKDKIKLLISVNDEDISFFKQNLQTDLFDIIKDSDIIAMENKDPWQYQQIVKSQLHRLNITENYVCLDSDSYFIKDFYISDFIQDDVPYTIIHQQKEMFSWLSNNRKHFKDDPKQYFEDISRKIMAKFGRKGICYDYGPSPTIWSNKVWKDFQENYLDANNINYPDLIHEFPSEFTWYGEWLLKSNVIPLFPKEPLFKVFHYKKQFQDFIKEGHTRESIKENYLGVVLQSNWNRDLKWYQKKISL, from the coding sequence ATGGAAAAATTAATATTATTCGTAAAAACTTACAGAGCTGATTTTGAGTCTTGCAGTAAGTTGATTGAGTCAATTAATCAACATAATAAAGATAAAATAAAACTTCTGATTTCTGTAAATGACGAAGATATTAGTTTTTTTAAACAAAATCTACAAACCGATCTTTTTGATATTATAAAAGACAGTGATATTATTGCCATGGAAAATAAAGATCCTTGGCAATATCAACAAATTGTAAAATCTCAGTTACATAGACTAAACATCACAGAAAACTATGTGTGTTTAGATTCAGATTCTTATTTTATCAAAGATTTTTACATATCTGATTTTATTCAGGATGATGTTCCTTATACGATCATTCATCAACAGAAAGAGATGTTTTCTTGGTTGAGCAATAATCGTAAGCATTTTAAAGATGATCCGAAACAATATTTTGAAGATATAAGCAGAAAAATAATGGCTAAATTCGGACGTAAAGGGATTTGCTACGATTATGGTCCTTCACCAACAATCTGGTCAAACAAAGTTTGGAAAGATTTTCAAGAAAATTACTTAGACGCAAACAATATCAATTATCCGGATCTTATTCACGAGTTTCCAAGTGAATTTACATGGTACGGTGAATGGCTTTTGAAGAGCAATGTTATCCCTCTTTTCCCTAAAGAACCCCTTTTTAAAGTTTTTCATTATAAGAAGCAGTTTCAGGATTTTATAAAAGAAGGTCATACAAGAGAGTCAATTAAAGAGAATTATTTGGGTGTTGTTTTGCAATCGAACTGGAATCGTGACTTGAAATGGTATCAGAAAAAAATTAGTTTATAA